In the Thermodesulfobacteriota bacterium genome, CCGCCCCCTTCCGGGATACGTTCGTCAGCACGCCGATCGCCGCCAGATGCAGCACCAGGGAGCTCCCCCCGTAGCTCAGGAACGGGAGCACCATCCCCTTCGGCGGCAGCATCTTCAGCCCCACCATCATGTTCATCATCGCCTGGATCCCGATCACGGAGGAAAACCCGAGGGCGAGGTATTTCCCGAAGGGGTCGCGCGCGCGGCGGGCGATCCGAAAACCCACCCACGTCATGATGACGTAGCACGCCCCCACCAGGGCGACCCCCGCGAACCCGAGTTCC is a window encoding:
- a CDS encoding FtsW/RodA/SpoVE family cell cycle protein produces the protein GEELGFAGVALVGACYVIMTWVGFRIARRARDPFGKYLALGFSSVIGIQAMMNMMVGLKMLPPKGMVLPFLSYGGSSLVLHLAAIGVLTNVSRKGAEAFVAENDRRRGRDRRARFSGDRPC